One window from the genome of bacterium encodes:
- a CDS encoding sodium ion-translocating decarboxylase subunit beta encodes MDVLLNVIQTTGFANITIGNIIMLAVGCIAIYLAIVKEYEPLLLIPIGFGIIAGNIPAIATLPIGVYDTVKNGYTQNSVFSLIYYGVTSGIFPPLIFLGIGALTDFSTLISNPKAVLLGAAAQLGIFATYLGALVLGFTNLEAASIGIIGGADGPTSIFISSQLAPHLLGPIAIAAYSYMALVPIIQPPIMRFLTTRKERIIRMKPPRMVSKKEKILFPIIVTIMSALIAPGSLSLVGMLMLGNLLKESGVTGRLAKTAGSALLDICTILLSFAVGASTQATRIVDGVNMGFLTPKSIGIFVLGLLSFMIATFGGILFAKFMNLFLKEKLNPLIGASGVSAVPDSARVVHNFALKYDKDNHLLMHAMASNVSGVIGSAIAAGVFIGIFK; translated from the coding sequence ATGGACGTACTGTTAAATGTAATACAAACAACAGGTTTTGCAAATATAACAATCGGCAATATTATTATGCTTGCAGTAGGATGTATAGCAATCTATCTTGCAATTGTTAAAGAATACGAGCCTCTTTTGCTTATCCCCATAGGATTCGGAATTATTGCAGGAAATATTCCTGCGATTGCTACTTTGCCAATAGGTGTCTACGATACTGTTAAAAACGGATACACTCAGAACAGTGTATTCAGCCTTATCTACTACGGTGTGACTTCCGGAATTTTTCCGCCATTAATCTTTTTAGGCATAGGAGCGCTTACTGATTTTTCAACTCTTATTTCCAATCCAAAAGCAGTTCTTCTCGGAGCAGCAGCCCAGCTTGGCATATTTGCAACTTATCTCGGAGCACTGGTTCTTGGTTTTACCAATTTGGAAGCAGCGTCAATCGGGATTATTGGCGGAGCTGACGGGCCTACTTCAATTTTTATCTCTTCACAGCTGGCGCCTCACTTACTCGGGCCCATAGCAATTGCAGCCTATTCCTATATGGCTCTTGTCCCTATAATTCAGCCTCCTATAATGAGGTTTCTTACAACAAGAAAAGAGCGAATAATCAGGATGAAGCCCCCGAGAATGGTATCAAAAAAGGAGAAGATACTTTTCCCTATAATTGTTACGATAATGTCAGCTTTGATAGCTCCGGGCTCTTTATCCCTTGTAGGTATGCTTATGCTTGGAAATCTTTTAAAAGAGAGCGGAGTGACAGGCAGGCTTGCAAAAACAGCCGGATCAGCACTGCTTGACATTTGTACAATTCTGCTCTCCTTTGCAGTAGGTGCGTCTACTCAGGCAACAAGGATTGTTGATGGTGTCAATATGGGATTTTTAACTCCAAAATCTATTGGAATTTTTGTCCTTGGTTTATTATCTTTCATGATAGCAACTTTTGGCGGTATTCTTTTTGCAAAGTTTATGAATTTGTTTTTAAAGGAGAAATTAAATCCTCTCATAGGTGCATCAGGAGTATCTGCAGTTCCAGACTCTGCGAGAGTTGTTCATAACTTTGCCTTAAAGTACGATAAGGATAACCATCTTTTGATGCATGCCATGGCTTCAAATGTGTCGGGAGTTATAGGTTCCGCCATTGCTGCCGGAGTGTTTATAGGGATTTTCAAATAG
- a CDS encoding ATP-NAD kinase family protein: protein MDLIKKKCGLIINPIAGMGGPVGLKGTDGEEILKKAVELGAVPRAQKRAGEALSKLRKLKENIEVIAGPGPMGEDAAREQGFSVIAAGSITKDKTTAEDTKKIAEQMQKMGVEIILFAGGDGTARDIYEAVGTEQVCLGIPSGVKIHSAVYAVNPEAAGEIAVQYLESKIKNCTEAEVMDIDEGALRQEIINTKLYGYLKVPAEQTGLQRLKKGSLSSEEHIHQAIAHDIIETISDDYYYIIGAGTTLRPIMEIFNLEFSLLGVDIFYQGRLVLKDGRESEIKKIIKGRRCKLIITPVGGQGYIFGRGNLQLSPDVIRRVGKENVVIAATGRKLQGLKGRPLLSDTGDRDTDKYLEGFYRIVTGYHESTIYKVIS, encoded by the coding sequence ATGGATTTAATTAAAAAAAAGTGCGGGTTGATTATAAATCCCATAGCAGGTATGGGCGGGCCTGTGGGACTCAAAGGAACTGATGGAGAGGAGATACTGAAAAAAGCTGTTGAGCTTGGTGCTGTGCCAAGAGCGCAGAAAAGAGCAGGGGAAGCGTTGTCAAAATTAAGAAAGCTGAAAGAAAATATAGAAGTAATTGCAGGGCCCGGGCCTATGGGCGAGGATGCAGCAAGAGAGCAGGGATTTTCGGTTATTGCGGCAGGCAGTATAACAAAAGACAAAACAACAGCAGAAGATACAAAGAAAATAGCCGAGCAGATGCAGAAAATGGGTGTTGAAATTATCCTTTTTGCAGGCGGCGATGGCACTGCAAGGGACATATATGAAGCTGTAGGAACAGAACAAGTATGTCTTGGTATCCCGTCAGGTGTAAAAATTCATTCGGCTGTATATGCAGTAAACCCGGAAGCAGCAGGAGAAATTGCCGTGCAGTATCTTGAATCAAAGATAAAAAACTGTACGGAAGCAGAGGTTATGGATATTGACGAAGGCGCATTACGTCAGGAAATCATTAACACAAAGCTTTATGGATATTTAAAAGTCCCGGCAGAGCAGACAGGCCTGCAGAGGCTTAAAAAAGGATCTTTGTCATCTGAAGAGCATATTCACCAGGCAATAGCACATGATATAATTGAAACGATTTCTGACGATTATTATTATATTATCGGAGCAGGTACTACGCTGCGGCCGATAATGGAAATTTTCAATCTTGAGTTTTCCCTTTTGGGAGTTGATATCTTTTATCAGGGAAGGCTTGTATTAAAAGACGGCAGAGAATCTGAAATCAAAAAAATAATTAAGGGCAGGAGGTGTAAACTCATTATCACGCCTGTAGGCGGCCAGGGCTATATTTTCGGGAGAGGGAATTTACAGCTCAGCCCGGATGTCATAAGGCGTGTTGGCAAGGAAAATGTTGTTATTGCTGCAACAGGCAGAAAGCTTCAGGGCTTGAAGGGAAGGCCTCTTCTCTCTGATACGGGAGACAGAGATACTGACAAATATCTTGAAGGATTTTACAGGATTGTGACCGGCTATCATGAAAGTACCATTTACAAAGTGATTAGCTGA
- a CDS encoding OadG family protein — MFDNVAQNNGLVIALIGITVVFVGLVLIAVIISLFNRVFEKISAKEDKETQDSHTGFVLRTPRIKFGGRKIPEDELVALTVALEIFRKLHIEQYPNKITFARGTSFSPWKTGFRYGQRLNVNRGTK, encoded by the coding sequence ATGTTTGATAATGTAGCCCAGAATAACGGTTTGGTTATTGCACTTATAGGGATTACAGTTGTTTTTGTAGGTCTGGTTCTTATAGCGGTTATCATCTCCCTGTTTAACCGGGTATTTGAAAAAATAAGTGCAAAAGAGGATAAAGAAACGCAGGACAGTCACACAGGATTTGTTCTCCGCACTCCGAGGATAAAATTCGGCGGCAGGAAAATACCGGAAGACGAGCTTGTGGCGCTGACAGTTGCGCTTGAAATATTTCGTAAACTTCATATAGAGCAGTATCCGAACAAAATTACTTTTGCCCGGGGTACAAGCTTTTCTCCGTGGAAGACAGGTTTCAGATACGGACAGAGGTTGAATGTAAACAGAGGTACAAAATGA
- a CDS encoding acyl-CoA carboxylase subunit beta, translating to MSRERKILDLKARQDMAKLGGGKVAIEKQHKKGKLTARERIELLLDKDSFEEIDMFRINTGDAFGVSDKQIYGDGIITGYGSIHGRLVFVFSYDFTVYGGSLSQVVAEKVVKVQELAAKVGAPIIGINDSGGARIQEGVDSLAGYTSIFLRNVLQSGVIPQISAMVGPAAGGAVYSPAIMDFIFMVRKTSFMFLTGPKIVKTVTHEDVTADQLGGADVHATKSGITHFTYDDEKSLFEGIRELMTFLPQNNTEEPPVKETDDSWDRSDENLNYIVPENPQKPYDMKEVVNSVLDENYFFEVQELYARNVIVGFGRMNGRVVGIVANQPKVIAGVLDSNASTKSARFIRFCDCYNIPVITFEDVPGFMPGTIEEHNGIIRHGAKMLYAYAEATVPKITVITRKAYGGAFCVMNSKHLRGDVVYAWPTAEIAVMGPQGASEIIFKKEITAAEDPTKKLAEKVEEYKDKFANPYVAAGKGIVDEVIEPKITRFKLIKALEMLQNKRDENPPKKHGNIPL from the coding sequence ATGAGTAGGGAGAGAAAGATTCTTGATTTAAAAGCCCGTCAGGATATGGCAAAATTGGGAGGCGGCAAAGTAGCTATTGAAAAGCAGCACAAAAAAGGAAAACTTACTGCGAGGGAAAGAATAGAGCTTTTACTGGACAAAGACAGCTTTGAAGAGATCGATATGTTCAGAATAAACACCGGAGATGCCTTCGGTGTTTCTGATAAACAGATTTACGGCGACGGAATCATTACAGGATACGGAAGTATTCACGGCCGGCTTGTTTTTGTGTTCTCCTATGATTTTACAGTTTACGGCGGTTCCCTGTCACAGGTAGTTGCTGAAAAAGTTGTTAAAGTACAGGAACTTGCTGCAAAAGTAGGAGCTCCTATTATAGGGATTAATGATTCCGGAGGAGCGAGAATTCAGGAAGGCGTTGATTCTCTTGCCGGATATACAAGTATATTTTTAAGAAATGTTCTTCAGTCAGGAGTCATTCCGCAGATAAGTGCAATGGTAGGGCCTGCAGCAGGCGGTGCTGTTTATTCTCCTGCAATTATGGATTTTATATTTATGGTCAGGAAAACATCTTTCATGTTTCTCACAGGCCCTAAAATTGTAAAAACAGTTACTCACGAAGATGTTACTGCAGATCAGCTTGGCGGTGCAGATGTTCATGCAACAAAGAGCGGTATTACTCACTTTACATATGATGACGAGAAATCTCTGTTTGAGGGAATAAGAGAACTGATGACCTTTTTGCCTCAGAACAATACTGAAGAACCTCCTGTCAAAGAAACCGATGATTCCTGGGACAGGTCTGACGAGAATTTAAATTACATTGTTCCTGAAAATCCTCAAAAACCCTATGATATGAAAGAAGTAGTTAATTCCGTACTGGATGAGAACTACTTTTTTGAAGTACAGGAGCTCTATGCCCGGAACGTAATTGTCGGATTCGGCCGCATGAACGGAAGAGTGGTGGGAATAGTTGCAAACCAGCCCAAGGTTATTGCAGGAGTTCTGGACAGCAATGCCTCAACCAAATCAGCGAGATTTATAAGGTTCTGTGACTGCTACAATATTCCTGTTATTACTTTTGAAGATGTCCCTGGTTTTATGCCCGGAACAATTGAAGAGCACAATGGAATCATAAGGCACGGAGCAAAGATGCTCTACGCGTATGCAGAAGCAACAGTACCGAAAATTACTGTTATCACGAGAAAGGCGTATGGAGGTGCATTCTGCGTTATGAACTCAAAGCATCTCAGAGGTGATGTTGTTTATGCCTGGCCTACTGCAGAGATTGCAGTTATGGGGCCTCAGGGCGCAAGTGAGATAATTTTTAAGAAAGAGATTACCGCTGCGGAAGATCCCACTAAAAAACTTGCAGAAAAGGTTGAGGAGTATAAAGATAAATTTGCAAATCCCTATGTGGCAGCAGGCAAGGGTATTGTTGATGAGGTAATTGAACCTAAAATCACACGTTTCAAATTAATCAAGGCTCTTGAAATGCTGCAGAACAAGAGGGACGAAAATCCGCCTAAAAAACATGGAAACATTCCTTTGTAA
- the alr gene encoding alanine racemase gives MDNHSFSNIIYEIVKAKALSLEKSLNHPLVSTNGVVRPTRVEVNLDTIKGNYFAVKRYVGKASVMAILKANAYGHGLVRIAQLMESIGSDYLGVAVLEEGLLLREKGIHIPILVLGGILGNQVPHFIKNDLTITASSIDKLLIIESVAGKLGTKAKVHLKIDTGMERIGVHYYNAENFIKAAYECGNIEVEGIFSHFANSDSADLSHAELQISRFREVLDLFKKNGLQKPRFVHMANSGAILQIPDSLFNMVRPGIVLYGVYPSADVKKTVRVEPALSWKSRVVYFKVVLPGHPVGYGSTWKAEKPVRAVTVPAGYGDGYMRSMSGKAKVIIRGRQYPVIGTISMDQIVVNIGNDSAFNDDEVILIGNSGSSVIRSEDLAEWANTIPYEILTNINTRVPRVYLGGDD, from the coding sequence TTGGACAATCACTCTTTCAGTAATATCATTTATGAGATTGTAAAAGCAAAGGCACTCTCTTTGGAAAAGAGTTTGAATCATCCTCTTGTAAGTACTAACGGCGTTGTAAGGCCTACACGTGTTGAAGTAAATCTCGATACCATAAAAGGAAATTACTTTGCAGTAAAAAGATATGTGGGCAAGGCAAGTGTAATGGCAATTTTAAAAGCCAATGCCTACGGCCACGGACTTGTCCGAATAGCACAGTTGATGGAAAGTATCGGAAGCGATTACCTTGGAGTTGCAGTGCTGGAAGAAGGCCTGCTTTTAAGGGAAAAGGGCATTCACATTCCGATTTTAGTGCTGGGCGGCATTCTTGGTAATCAAGTCCCCCATTTTATTAAAAATGATCTTACCATTACAGCTTCTTCTATTGATAAACTTCTAATAATTGAAAGTGTCGCAGGCAAGCTGGGGACAAAAGCCAAAGTGCATCTTAAAATAGATACGGGAATGGAGCGGATAGGAGTTCATTATTACAATGCGGAAAATTTTATAAAAGCAGCTTATGAATGCGGGAACATAGAGGTTGAAGGAATTTTTTCACATTTTGCAAATTCCGATTCTGCAGATCTTTCCCATGCAGAGTTGCAGATATCGAGATTCAGAGAAGTTCTTGATCTCTTTAAAAAAAACGGATTACAGAAACCGCGTTTTGTACACATGGCAAATTCCGGTGCTATTCTGCAGATTCCCGATTCTCTTTTTAATATGGTGCGGCCCGGTATAGTTCTCTACGGTGTTTATCCCTCTGCTGATGTTAAAAAAACAGTGAGGGTTGAACCTGCACTTTCATGGAAATCCCGGGTTGTATATTTTAAAGTTGTTCTGCCCGGTCATCCTGTAGGTTACGGGTCAACGTGGAAGGCAGAAAAGCCTGTACGTGCTGTAACAGTTCCTGCAGGATATGGTGACGGTTACATGCGTAGCATGTCCGGGAAGGCAAAAGTTATTATCAGGGGCAGACAATATCCTGTTATAGGAACTATATCAATGGATCAGATTGTAGTTAATATTGGTAATGACAGCGCTTTTAATGATGATGAAGTTATACTCATCGGCAATAGCGGGAGTTCTGTAATAAGAAGTGAGGATCTTGCCGAATGGGCAAATACGATTCCGTATGAGATATTGACAAATATAAATACAAGGGTGCCGAGGGTTTATTTGGGCGGGGATGATTGA